From one Acipenser ruthenus chromosome 21, fAciRut3.2 maternal haplotype, whole genome shotgun sequence genomic stretch:
- the LOC117426562 gene encoding DNA polymerase epsilon catalytic subunit A-like: MVLQNSGRFKADRDRGQSGDQENQQDDASAMSALKRLERSQFTDEMDARFGFERMKDPGEKTGWLINMHPTEILDDDKRMVSAVDYYFIQEDGSRFKVALPFKPYFYIASKKGCEREVISFLSKKYQGKIAKLEVMPKEDLDLPNHLVGLKRNYVKLSFNTVDDLIKVRREISPAVRKNREREKSNDAYTAMLSSALAGGSMTTLDDDGPSKKITDQLDNVVDLREYDVPYHVRLSIDLKIHVAHWYNVRYRGSAYPPEIVRRDDLVERPDPVVLAFDIETTKLPLKFPDAESDQIMMMSYMIDGQGYLITNREIVSEDIEDFEFTPKPEYEGPFTVFNEPDEARLIQRWFEHIHETKPNIFVTYNGDFFDWPFVETRAAQHGLDMYREIGFQKDSQGEYKASQAIHMDCFRWVKRDSYLPVGSQNLKAAAKAKLSYDPVELDPEEMCRMATEQPQTLATYSVSDAVATYYLYMKYVHPFIFALCTIIPMEPDEVLRKGSGTLCEALLMVQAFHANIVFPNKQEQVFNKLTDDGHVLDSETYVGGHVEALESGVFRSDIPCRFKMNPAAFDFLLQRVEQTLRHAIEEEESIPMEQVTNLDEVCEEIKKKLVSLKEVPNRIECPLIYHLDVGAMYPNIILTNRLQPSAMVDEATCAACDFNKPGANCQRKMAWQWRGEYMPASRSEYHRIQQQLESEKFPPFFPNGRPRAFHELNREEQARHEKKRLGDYCRKAYKKVRITRLEERVTTICQRENSFYVDTVRAFRDRRYEFKGLHKVWKKKLSVAQESGDAAEVKRCKNMEILYESLQLAHKCILNSFYGYVMRKGARWYSMEMAGIVCHTGANIITQARELVEQIGRPLELDTDGIWCVLPNTFPENFVVKTTNEKKPKVTISYPGAMLNIMVKEGFTNHQYQELKDPTSLTYETRSENSIFFEVDGPYLAMILPASKEEGKKLKKRYAVFNEDGSLAELKGFEVKRRGELQLIKIFQSSVFEAFLKGTTLEEVYASVAMVADYWLDVLYSKGANMPDAELFELISENRSMSRRLEDYGEQKSTSISTAKRLAEFLGDQMVKDAGLSCRYIIARKPEGSPVTERAIPLAIFQAEPSVRKHYLRKWLKTPALHEMDIRTILDWNYYIERLGSAIQKIITIPAALQQVKNPVPRVRHPDWLHKKLLEKNDIYKQKKISELFSSEGKKQVVSHQPAGSSSEGGGVGDMEDFGVKRGPLQPAIPISTKRKRVSLGEESQAESQELELTQSWREILGPPPPSGNTREDRLVWLRYHKKKWELQARQRRERTKKRRLADGEVQPAGGGAIRGGPTTGLGGFLRRTARSMLDLPWQIVQIAETSRPGLFKLWAVVGSDLHCMKLNIPRVFYVNQRVPKQEEGALYKKVSRILPRSNVVYNLYQYSVPEEMYQEHINEINADLSAPDIEGVYETQVPLLFRALVQLGCVCMVNKQLSREMAGREADTFDLEHLEMRSLAQFSYLEPGSVRHIYLYHHGQGNKTLFGLFIPSQRKASIFVLDTVRSNQMPSLTALYAAERAALLEKLGEDLLPPEKHTFEVRAESDPKTVYRALQRALLNYKDERRGPTLIAVQSNWELRRLAAGMPVLEEFPVVPVHVVDEISYSVLDWQRHGARRMLRHYLNLDSCLSQAFDMARYFHLPVGNLPEDVSTFGSDLFLARHLRRHNHLLWLSPTARPDLGGKEADDSRLVMENEERSSVELNTQGCYSTVCVELDLQSLAVNTILQSQHVNDMEGGASMGVSFDVIQQASLEEMMSGNQGASSLASYDETALCSNTFRILKSMVVGWVKEITQFHNVYADNQVIHFYRWLRSPSSLLYDPALHRTLHNMMKKVFLQLVAEFRRLGSSVVYANFNRIILCTKKRRIEDAIAYVDYITNSIHSREIFHSLSISFSRCWEFLLWMDLANYGGIKGKLPSSVHYGEEDKSSSARRRREEQEEGSEDEDEETAPPGGEEEEQLESEDVEELIESNWNIMQYLPQTASCQSYFLMIVSAYIAAVYHSMRKELRRNAPGATPIKRRGGSQVSQEAMGDSNALPGMITFSQEYVSSELTQNFFTITQKIQKKVTGSRNTTETSEMFPVLPGSHLPLNNPALEFIKYVCKVLSLDSNITNQVNKLKRDLLRLVDVGEFSEHAQFKDPCQSYILPEVICRHCNFCRDLDLCKDPSVVQDGVVTPQWFCSNCQAQYETDAIETALVEALQKKLMTYTLQDLICTKCKGVKQANMPIYCSCAGDFSLSLSIKGFSEQIGVFRNIAAHYSMPFLRENIDWMLQMNPELGKEKA, encoded by the exons ATGGTTCTGCAAAACAGCGGAAGATTCAAAGCGGACCGGGACCGGGGCCAGAGCGGAGACCAAGAAAACCAGCA GGATGATGCCTCGGCGATGTCCGCTCTTAAGCGGCTGGAGCGCAGTCAGTTCACAGACGAGATGGACGCGCGCTTCGGCTTCGAGAGGATGAAAGATCCAGGAGAGAAGACAGGCTGGCTCATCAACATGCACCCG ACGGAGATCCTAGACGATGACAAACGCATGGTCAGTGCCGTCGATTATTACTTCATTCAGGAGGACGGCAGCAGGTTTAAG GTTGCACTTCCCTTTAAACCCTATTTCTACATAGCAAGTAAGAAG GGCTGCGAGAGAGAGGTGATCTCCTTCCTCTCTAAGAAGTACCAGGGGAAAATCGCCAAGCTGGAGGTCATGCCCAAGGAGGACCTGGATCTG CCCAATCACCTGGTGGGTCTGAAGAGGAACTACGTCAAGCTGTCCTTCAACACCGTCGACGACCTCATCAAAGTGAGGCGCGAGATCTCTCCAGCCGTGAGGAAGAACCGGGAGCGCGAGAAATCCAACGATGCCTACACCGCCATGCTGTCCAG TGCGCTGGCAGGGGGCAGCATGACTACCCTGGACGATGATGGCCCCTCCAAAAAGATCACCGACCAGCTGGACAACGTTGTGGACCTGCGGGAGTACGACGTGCCCTACCACGTGCGGCTGTCCATCGACCTGAAGATCCACGTG GCTCACTGGTATAACGTGCGTTACCGTGGCAGCGCCTACCCCCCAGAGATTGTGCGCAGGGATGACTTGGTGGAGCGGCCG GACCCGGTCGTGTTGGCGTTCGATATTGAGACCACCAAGCTGCCCTTGAAGTTCCCCGACGCGGAGAGCGACCAGATCATGATGATGTCATACATGATCGATGGACAG GGCTATCTGATCACAAACCGTGAGATTGTGTCGGAGGATATTGAGGATTTTGAGTTCACCCCCAAACCAGAGTACGAGGGCCCCTTCACTGTGTTTAATGAGCCTGATGAG GCCCGTTTGATTCAGAGATGGTTTGAACACATCCACGAGACCAAGCCCAACATCTTCGTCACCTACAATGGAGACTTCTTCGACTG gcccTTTGTGGAGACGCGGGCAGCACAGCACGGCCTTGACATGTACCGCGAGATCGGCTTTCAGAAGGACAGCCAGGGAGAGTACAAGGCCAGCCAAGCCATTCACATGGACTGCTTCAG GTGGGTGAAGCGAGACAGCTATCTGCCGGTGGGCAGTCAAAACCTGAAGGCGGCAGCGAAGGCCAAGCTGAGCTACGACCCCGTGGAGCTGGACCCGGAGGAAATGTGCCGCATGGCCACGGAGCAGCCGCAG ACATTGGCGACCTATTCGGTGTCAGATGCTGTTGCCACTTACTACCTGTACATGAAGTACGTGCACCCCTTCATCTTCGCGCTGTGCACCATCATTCCTATGGAGCCTGATGAG GTCCTGCGGAAGGGCTCTGGCACGCTGTGTGAGGCTCTCCTGATGGTCCAGGCCTTCCACGCCAACATCGTCTTCCCCAACAAGCAGGAGCAGGTCTTCAACAAGCTGACTGACGACGGCCACGTGCTGGACTCTGAGACCTATGTGGGGGGCCACGTGGAGGCGCTGGAGTCCGGGGTCTTCCGCAGCGACATCCCCTGCCGCTTCAAAATG AACCCGGCCGCCTTCGACTTCTTGCTGCAGCGAGTGGAGCAGACCCTGCGGCACGCCATCGAGGAGGAGGAGAGCATCCCCATGGAGCAGGTCACCAACCTGGACGAG GTGTGCGAGGAGATTAAGAAGAAGCTGGTCTCTCTGAAGGAGGTGCCCAACAGGATCGAGTGTCCCCTCATTTACCATCTCGACGTGGGGGCCATGTACCCCAATATCATCCTCACCAACCGGCTGCAG CCTTCTGCCATGGTGGACGAGGCCACTTGTGCCGCCTGTGACTTCAACAAACCTGGAGCCAACTGCCAGAGGAAGATGGCATGGCAATGGAGAGGAGAGTACA TGCCCGCGTCACGCAGTGAGtaccaccgcattcagcagcagCTGGAGTCCGAGAAGTTCCCGCCCTTCTTCCCGAACGGGCGCCCCCGGGCCTTCCACGAACTGAACCGCGAGGAGCAGGCGAGGCACGAGAAGAAGCGGCTGGGAG ATTACTGCCGCAAGGCCTACAAGAAGGTGCGCATCACGCGGCTGGAGGAGCGCGTCACCACCATCTGCCAGCGGGAGAACTCTTTCTACGTGGACACCGTGCGCGCTTTCAGAGACCGCCGCTACGAGTTCAAGGGGCTGCACAAG GTGTGGAAGAAGAAGCTGTCTGTGGCCCAGGAGAGCGGGGACGCTGCTGAGGTGAAGCGCTGCAAGAACATGGAGATCCTCTACGAGTCCCTGCAGCTCGCTCACAAGTGCATCCTCAACTCCTTCTACGGCTACGTCATGAGAAAGGG GGCACGCTGGTACTCCATGGAGATGGCTGGGATTGTGTGCCACACTGGAGCCAACATCATCACACAGGCTAGGGAGCTGGTGGAGCAGATTGG GAGACCCCTGGAGCTGGATACAGACGGGATCTGGTGCGTCCTCCCCAACACCTTCCCTGAGAATTTCGTTGTCAAGACGACCAACGAGAAGAAGCCCAAGGTGACGATCTCCTACCCTGGAGCCATGCTGAACATCATGGTCAAG GAGGGCTTCACCAATCACCAGTACCAGGAACTGAAGGACCCAACCTCGCTCACTTACGAGACTCGCTCAGAGAACAGCATCTTCTTTGAGGTGGACGGGCCTTACCTAGCCATGATCCTACCTGCCTCCAAGGAGGAGGGCAAGAAACTGAAGAAGAG GTACGCTGTGTTCAACGAGGACGGCTCTCTGGCTGAGCTCAAGGGCTTCGAGGTGAAGCGCAGGGGGGAGCTGCAGCTTATCAAGATCTTCCAGTCCTCCGTGTTCGAGGCCTTCCTCAAGGGCACCACGCTGGAGGAGGTCTACGCCTCCGTGGCCATGGTGGCAGATTACTGGCTGGACGTGCTCTACAGCAAG GGTGCCAACATGCCGGACGCGGAGCTGTTCGAGCTGATCTCGGAGAACCGCTCCATGTCGCGCCGGCTGGAGGACTACGGAGAGCAGAAGTCCACGTCCATCAGCACGGCCAAGCGGCTGGCGGAGTTCCTGGGTGACCAGATGGTGAAGGACGCCGGGCTGAGCTGCCGCTACATCATCGCCAGGAAACCGGAGGGCTCGCCCGTCACAGAGAG AGCCATCCCGCTGGCCATCTTCCAGGCAGAGCCCAGCGTCCGCAAGCACTATCTGCGCAAGTGGCTGAAGACCCCTGCCTTGCATGAAATGGATATCCGCACT ATCCTCGACTGGAACTATTACATTGAGAGGCTGGGCAGTGCCATCCAGAAAATCATCACCATCCCTGCCGCCCTGCAGCAG GTAAAGAACCCCGTTCCGAGGGTGCGGCACCCCGACTGGCTGCACAAGAAGCTTCTGGAGAAGAACGACATCTACAAGCAGAAGAAGATCAGCGAGCTGTTCAGCAGTGAGGGAAAGAAACAG gtggtgtCTCACCAGCCGGCAGGCAGCAGCAGTGAAGGCGGGGGGGTGGGTGACATGGAAGACTTTGGGGTGAAGCGGGGCCCCCTGCAGCCCGCCATCCCCATCAGCACCAAGCGGAAGCGCGTCTCTCTGGGGGAGGAGAGCCAGGCGGAGTCCCAGGAGCTGGAGCTCACGCAGTCCTGGAGGGAGATCCTGGGGCCGCCCCCGCCCAGCGGGAACACACGG GAGGACAGGCTGGTCTGGCTTCGTTATCACAAGAAGAAGTGGGAGCTGCAGGCTCGGCAGCGGCGGGAGCGCACCAAGAAGCGCAGGCTGGCGGACGGGGAGGTGCAGCCCGCGGGGGGAGGAGCCATCCGGGGCGGCCCGACCACGGGGCTGGGCGGCTTCCTCAGGAGAACCGCCCGCAGCATGCTGGACCTGCCCTGGCAGATCGTGCAG atAGCAGAGACGAGTCGGCCGGGTCTTTTCAAGCTCTGGGCGGTGGTCGGCTCTGACCTGCACTGCATGAAGCTCAATATCCCGAGAGTCTTCTACGTGAACCAGCGAGTGCCCAAGCAAGAGGAGGGGGCCTTGTACAAGAAG GTGAGCCGGATCCTGCCGCGCTCCAACGTGGTGTATAACCTGTACCAGTACTCTGTGCCCGAGGAGATGTACCAGGAGCACATCAACGAGATCAACGCAGACCTCTCCGCGCCCGATATCGAGGGGGTCTATGAGACACAG GTTCCCCTGCTGTTCAGAGCCCTGGTCCAACTGGGCTGCGTCTGCATGGTCAACAAGCAGCTGTCTCGAGAGATGGCCGGCCGGGAGGCTGACACCTTTGACCTAGAGCACCTTGAAATGAGGTCACTGGCCCAGTTCAGCTACCTGGAGCCAG GCAGTGTGCGTCACATCTACCTGTACCACCACGGCCAGGGCAACAAGACTCTGTTTGGACTCTTCATTCCGTCCCAGCGCAAGGCCAGCATCTTCGTCTTGGACACG GTCCGCAGTAACCAGATGCCCAGCCTGACGGCCCTGTACGCTGCAGAGCGTGCCGCCCTGCTGGAGAAGCTGGGGGAGGACCTGTTGCCCCCCGAGAAACACACCTTCGAGGTGCGGGCTGAGAGCGACCCCAAGACTGTCTACCGGGCTCTGCAGAGGGCACTGCTCAACTACAAG GACGAGCGCCGCGGGCCCACCCTCATCGCGGTGCAGTCCAACTGGGAGCTGCGGCGGCTGGCGGCCGGGATGCCAGTGCTGGAGGAGTTCCCCGTGGTGCCGGTGCACGTGGTGGACGAGATCAGCTACAGCGTGCTGGACTGGCAGCGCCACGGGGCACGGAGGATGCTGCGGCACTATCTCAACCTGGACAGCTGCCTCTCGCAGGCCTTTGATATGGCCAG GTACTTTCACCTGCCGGTGGGTAACCTGCCCGAGGATGTGTCCACCTTCGGCTCGGACCTGTTCCTGGCGCGGCACCTCCGCCGCCACAACCACCTGCTGTGGCTCTCCCCCACCGCGAGGCCTGACCTGGGGGGCAAGGAGGCAGACGACAGTCGTCTGGTGATGGAGAACGAGGAGAGGAGCTCTGTGGAGCTCAACACTCAAGGCTGCTACTCCACAG tgtGCGTGGAGCTGGACCTGCAGAGCCTGGCTGTCAACACCATCCTGCAGTCTCAACACGTCAACGACATGGAGGGCGGAGCCAGCATGGGGGTGAGCTTCGACGTCATCCAGCAGGCCTCCCTCGAGGAGATGATGTCAGGCAACCAGGGCGCAAGCTCGCTGGCCAGCTACGACGAGACTGCCCTCTGCTCCAACACCTTCAG GATTCTGAAGAGCATGGTGGTGGGCTGGGTGAAGGAGATCACTCAGTTTCACAACGTCTACGCTGATAATCAGGTGATCCACTTCTACCGCTGGCTACGCTCCCCCAGCTCGCTGCTGTACGACCCGGCGTTGCACCGCACCCTGCACAACATGATGAAGAAGGTCTTCCTGCA gctggtAGCTGAATTCAGGCGCCTGGGTTCCTCTGTGGTTTATGCCAACTTCAACCGCATCATCCTGTGCACCAAGAAACGAAGGATTGAGGACGCCATCGCGTACGTGGACTACATCACCAACAG catTCATTCCCGGGAGATTTTccactctctctccatctccttctcTCGCTGCTGGGAGTTCCTGCTCTGGATGGATCTGGCAAACTACGGGGGGATCAAAGGCAAACTGCCGTCCAGCGTGCACTACGGAGAG GAGGACAAGAGCAGCTCAGCACGCCGCCGGcgagaggagcaggaggagggcAGTGAGGATGAAGATGAAGAGACAGCGCCGCCTGGtggtgaggaggaggagcagcTGGAGAGCGAGGATGTGGAGGAGCTCATCGAGAGTAACTGGAACATCATGCAGTACCTGCCTCAGACCGCGTCCTGCCAGAGCTACTTCCTAATGATCGTCTCCG ccTATATCGCAGCTGTCTATCACAGCATGAGGAAGGAGCTACGCCGCAACGCTCCGGGAGCCACGCCCATCAAGCGGAGGGGGGGCAGCCAGGTTTCCCAGGAGGCCATGGGTGACAGCAACGCTCTGCCTG GGATGATCACATTCTCCCAGGAGTATGTCTCCAGCGAGCTCACCCAGAACTTCTTCACCATCACCCAGAAGATCCAGAAGAAGGTGACTGGTTCGAGGAACACCACAGAGACCTCGGAAATGTTCCCAGTGCTGCCGGGATCCCACCTGCCCCTCAACAACCCAGCGCTGGAGTTCATCAAATACGTCTGCAAG GTGCTGTCTTTAGACTCCAACATCACCAACCAGGTGAACAAGCTGAAGAGGGACCTGTTGCGGCTGGTGGACGTGGGTGAGTTCTCTGAGCACGCCCAGTTCAAGGACCCCTGCCAGTCCTACATCCTGCCCGAAGTCATCTGCCGGCACTGCAACTTCTGCCGAGATCTGGACTTGTGCAAGGACCCCTCGGTGGTGCAG GATGGTGTCGTGACTCCGCAGTGGTTCTGTTCTAACTGCCAGGCGCAGTACGAGACGGACGCCATCGAGACTGCCCTGGTGGAGGCTCTGCAGAAGAAGCTCATGACCTACACCCTGCAGGACCTG ATCTGCACGAAGTGTAAAGGGGTCAAGCAGGCCAACATGCCCATCTACTGCAGCTGTGCCGGAGACTTCAGCCTCAGCCTGTCCATTAAG GGATTTTCCGAGCAGATCGGCGTCTTCCGGAACATCGCTGCTCACTACAGCATGCCCTTCCTGCGGGAGAACATCGACTGGATGCTGCAGATGAACCCTGAGCTGGGCAAGGAGAAGGCGTGA
- the LOC117963105 gene encoding peroxisomal membrane protein 2-like, whose translation MPVESIPVRDPAFYQRLLQQYLLLLKKYPILTKSVTSGILSALGNLLSQGLRRRGKGSSLGKGLEWLGPARFAAYGLCVTGPVSHYFYQCLELLVPSSASHCVLKRLLLDRLIFAPAFLLVFFLAMNFLEGKSWAAFQNRVRTEYWSALKMNWKVWTPFQFININYVPVQFRVLFANLVALFWYAYLASVRK comes from the exons ATGCCCGTGGAGTCGATACCGGTGCGCGACCCTGCCTTCTACCAGCGACTGCTGCAGCAGTACCTGCTTTTGCTGAAAAAGTACCCGATCCTCACCAAATCTGTAACCag CGGGATCCTATCGGCTTTGGGAAACCTGCTGTCGCAAGGCTTGCGGAGGAGAGGCAAGGGGTCCAGTTTGGGAAAAGGCCTGGAATGGTTGGGACCGGCCCGCTTTGCAGCCTATGG ACTGTGTGTCACCGGGCCTGTCAGCCACTATTTCTACCAGTGCCTGGAGCTGCTTGTCCCCTCCTCGGCCTCGCACTGCGTCCTGAAGAGGCTGCTGCTGGACCGGCTCATCTTTGCCCCCGCCTTCCTCCTGGTCTTCTTCCTGGCCATGAACTTCCTAGAG GGTAAGAGCTGGGCTGCATTCCAGAACAGGGTCAGGACTGAGTACTGGTCAGCCCTCAAGATGAACTGGAAAGTGTGGACCCCGTTCCAGTTTATCAACATCAACTATGTACCTGTGCAG TTCCGGGTCCTGTTTGCCAACCTTGTGGCCTTGTTTTGGTACGCCTACCTGGCCTCAGTGAGGAAGTGA
- the LOC117428250 gene encoding polyubiquitin-like produces MQIKVTTLTGTCYPVEMDPSATVGQLKQEIERRVSVPAFRQKLAMQKNGRKELEDEGRRLSECGLEHGDTVLVLVTEPKSMQVFLRNYKNQTHTYEIFPGETVTEFRQKVYRVEKVPPDQQRLYYESKPLEDGRKLEDYNIRPETTINLCPRLRGG; encoded by the coding sequence ATGCAGATTAAAGTAACGACCTTGACGGGGACTTGTTATCCCGTGGAAATGGATCCCAGCGCCACAGTGGGGCAGCTGAAGCAGGAGATCGAGCGTCGGGTCAGTGTTCCAGCGTTCCGGCAGAAACTGGCGATGCAGAAGAACGGGCGCAAAGAGCTGGAAGACGAGGGGAGGCGGCTGAGCGAGTGCGGGCTGGAGCACGGAGACACCGTGCTGGTGCTGGTCACTGAGCCCAAGTCCATGCAAGTCTTCTTGCGGAACTACAAGAACCAGACGCATACATACGAGATCTTCCCGGGGGAGACAGTCACCGAGTTCCGACAGAAGGTTTATCGGGTGGAAAAGGTTCCACCGGATCAACAGAGGCTCTATTATGAATCCAAGCCGCTTGAAGACGGCAGGAAATTGGAGGATTACAACATCAGGCCCGAAACTACCATCAACTTGTGCCCGCGTCTAAGAGGAGGCTAA
- the LOC117428248 gene encoding polyubiquitin-B-like — protein MQIKVTTLTGTCYPVEMDPSATVGQLKQEIERRVSVPAFRQKLAMQKNGRKELEDEGRRLSECGLEHGDTVLVLVTEPKSMQVFLRNDKGKTHTYEIFPGETVTEFRQKVYRVERVPPEQQVLVCQSKTLQDGRKLEDYNISPNTTITLNLRLRGG, from the coding sequence ATGCAGATTAAAGTAACGACCTTGACGGGGACTTGTTACCCCGTGGAAATGGATCCTAGCGCCACAGTGGGGCAGCTGAAGCAGGAGATCGAGCGACGGGTCAGTGTTCCAGCGTTCCGGCAGAAACTGGCGATGCAGAAGAACGGGCGCAAAGAGCTGGAAGACGAGGGGAGGCGGCTGAGCGAGTGCGGGCTGGAGCACGGAGACACCGTGCTGGTGCTGGTCACCGAGCCCAAGTCCATGCAAGTCTTCTTGCGGAACGACAAGGGCAAGACGCATACATACGAGATCTTCCCGGGGGAGACGGTCACCGAGTTCCGGCAGAAGGTTTATCGGGTGGAAAGGGTTCCACCAGAGCAACAGGTGCTCGTCTGTCAATCCAAGACGCTTCAAGACGGCAGGAAATTGGAGGATTACAACATCAGCCCCAATACTACCATCACCTTGAACTTGCGTCTGAGAGGAGGCTAA